One Qipengyuania aurantiaca genomic region harbors:
- a CDS encoding putative bifunctional diguanylate cyclase/phosphodiesterase, translating into MRSHTEMAQQSTRVMIFAPLAALGGIVSVTAILALFGPQFGVGSMKAVIGGGFVALLASIGGFAVMGIRHLKKLERLSNSDALTLLPNRRALHRDITEMMSPDQEVALAIVDLDGFKIINDHYGHILGDATIKEIARIIRDICGEEADLYRLGGDEYAVLMHGELAGTLLEGHCRRIIERLAKSIKVDNRRLTLGASIGLARNAPGQEVTSSELLRRADVAMYASKRGGKMRCTWFNEAFDRSREQIKQLDDELRQALSLGEFRMHYQPLVDSTTRKVVSVESLLRWERPDGKSIGPNTFIPVAEESGLINPIGLWVLRQACCDALEWEGVTLSVNISAAQLRNPEFPIQLGHILEETGFDPERLELEVTETCLVLDPVVAERSLNLIRGFGVSVALDDFGTGYASIGFLRQFRFEKLKLDRSLVVQASEDDSSRAMMLSSITMARAMKMEVTAEGVETEEQADMVRAAGCDQIQGWLYFKAMPADQIKQHLGQEILSSESSEDDDRGVKVA; encoded by the coding sequence GTGCGTTCACATACGGAAATGGCTCAGCAAAGCACCCGCGTGATGATTTTCGCGCCGCTTGCTGCCCTTGGCGGGATCGTCAGCGTCACGGCCATCCTCGCTCTCTTCGGTCCGCAGTTCGGCGTGGGCTCCATGAAGGCGGTGATCGGCGGCGGCTTTGTTGCCCTGCTCGCCAGCATCGGCGGCTTCGCGGTCATGGGCATCAGGCACCTCAAGAAGCTCGAGCGCCTTTCGAATAGCGACGCCCTGACCCTCCTTCCCAACCGCCGCGCCCTGCACCGCGACATCACCGAAATGATGTCGCCCGATCAGGAGGTCGCACTCGCCATAGTCGATCTCGATGGCTTCAAGATCATCAACGACCATTACGGCCACATCCTCGGCGACGCGACGATCAAGGAGATCGCCCGCATCATCCGCGACATCTGCGGGGAAGAGGCCGATCTCTATCGCCTCGGCGGGGACGAATACGCCGTCCTGATGCATGGCGAGCTCGCCGGCACGCTGCTCGAAGGCCATTGCCGCCGGATTATCGAGCGGCTCGCCAAGTCGATCAAGGTCGACAACCGCCGCCTTACGCTGGGCGCCAGCATCGGCCTTGCCCGCAACGCGCCGGGGCAGGAAGTCACCTCGTCGGAACTGCTGCGCCGCGCCGATGTGGCGATGTACGCCTCCAAGCGAGGCGGCAAGATGCGCTGCACCTGGTTCAACGAAGCCTTCGACCGCAGCCGCGAACAGATCAAGCAGCTCGACGACGAACTGCGCCAGGCGCTCTCGCTCGGCGAGTTCCGCATGCATTACCAGCCGCTGGTCGACAGCACGACGCGCAAGGTCGTCTCGGTCGAGAGCCTGCTGCGTTGGGAACGCCCCGACGGCAAGTCCATCGGACCCAACACCTTCATACCGGTCGCCGAGGAATCGGGCCTGATCAATCCCATCGGCCTTTGGGTCCTGCGCCAGGCCTGCTGCGACGCGCTGGAATGGGAAGGCGTGACCCTCTCGGTCAACATTTCCGCCGCCCAGCTGCGCAATCCGGAATTTCCGATCCAGCTCGGCCACATCCTCGAGGAAACCGGCTTCGATCCCGAACGCCTCGAACTCGAAGTGACCGAGACCTGCCTCGTGCTCGACCCGGTGGTTGCCGAGCGCAGCCTCAACCTCATCCGCGGCTTTGGCGTCAGCGTCGCGCTGGACGATTTCGGCACAGGCTACGCCTCGATAGGCTTCCTGCGCCAGTTCCGCTTCGAGAAACTGAAGCTCGACCGCAGCCTCGTGGTGCAGGCAAGCGAGGACGATTCCAGCCGCGCCATGATGCTTTCCAGCATCACCATGGCCCGCGCGATGAAGATGGAAGTCACCGCCGAGGGCGTGGAAACCGAAGAACAGGCCGACATGGTCCGCGCTGCCGGGTGCGACCAGATCCAGGGCTGGCTCTATTTCAAGGCCATGCCGGCTGACCAGATCAAACAGCATCTCGGGCAGGAAATCCTGTCGTCCGAGAGTTCCGAAGACGATGACCGGGGGGTCAAGGTAGCATGA
- a CDS encoding methyl-accepting chemotaxis protein, giving the protein MNAFSHDFGAAEVDTSKYYSDEIAEDRAILADIGAGSEGLRGKFADLSIGSKLSLVAFANIGAVVAILMSIVLGGWLAIELRKERMQISELIVLSTELTSGADAAQLQIQRYALYGDTTSLNAARASLQDARRDLNAIATQVNEVAPAQAAAIAELRAGLNTFNDRLAQLKGQSDLTTRLGVAEGALVEGAEFNELTKQLKTALIETGQASDSRGQSNIFILMVAFFLVAIAGIVLIVLSTRIIARDISGTVSELTDASERLATGDKSITIPGLERRDELGGLARSLHVFLRAAFRFEKMAEEKEALRAERGQDLQRLAAQFESTVGEVVNGVAAASSQLNSTAAAMAASAEQATQQTANVNYAMEQASGGVTAAAAASDEFAMSIGEISRQASHSAELARKASDDAEGADATISALASSAEQVGQIVELIQSIAQRTNLLALNASIEAARGGEAGRGFAVVASEVKELAAQTSRATEEVAEQIQAMQASTGASVNALRSIGDQIKQLETTAISIASAVDQQSVAGQDLARSIDLAARSTDEVSGSVVQVREASIATGAAASQVLGSATALESQAGVLRQQVEVFLQHVRAA; this is encoded by the coding sequence ATGAACGCATTTTCGCACGATTTCGGCGCGGCCGAAGTCGACACCAGCAAATACTATTCCGACGAGATCGCCGAAGACCGCGCGATCCTGGCCGACATCGGTGCGGGAAGCGAAGGCCTGCGCGGCAAGTTCGCCGACCTTTCCATCGGCAGCAAGCTGAGCCTCGTCGCCTTTGCGAACATTGGTGCGGTGGTTGCGATCCTCATGTCGATCGTTCTGGGCGGATGGCTGGCGATCGAATTGCGCAAGGAGCGCATGCAGATCTCCGAGCTCATCGTGCTCTCGACCGAGCTCACATCCGGAGCCGACGCGGCACAACTGCAAATCCAGCGCTATGCCCTTTACGGCGATACCACGTCACTTAACGCAGCTCGCGCTTCGTTGCAGGATGCGCGCCGCGACCTCAACGCCATCGCCACCCAGGTCAATGAGGTGGCTCCGGCCCAGGCGGCGGCCATCGCCGAACTGCGCGCGGGCCTCAACACCTTCAACGATCGCCTCGCCCAGCTGAAGGGCCAGAGCGATCTGACCACGCGCCTTGGCGTTGCCGAAGGCGCTCTTGTCGAAGGCGCTGAATTCAATGAACTGACCAAGCAGCTGAAGACCGCGCTCATCGAAACCGGTCAGGCAAGCGATTCGCGCGGCCAGTCAAACATTTTCATCCTCATGGTGGCCTTCTTCCTCGTCGCTATCGCCGGTATCGTGCTGATCGTTCTTTCCACCCGCATCATCGCGCGCGACATTTCCGGCACGGTAAGCGAACTGACCGATGCTTCGGAACGTCTCGCGACAGGGGACAAGTCCATTACAATTCCGGGTCTTGAACGGCGCGATGAACTGGGCGGCCTCGCCCGCTCGCTGCATGTCTTCCTGCGCGCCGCTTTCCGGTTCGAGAAGATGGCCGAGGAGAAGGAAGCGCTTCGTGCGGAGCGCGGGCAGGACCTCCAGCGCCTTGCCGCGCAGTTCGAAAGCACCGTGGGCGAAGTGGTCAACGGCGTCGCCGCAGCCTCCAGCCAGCTCAATTCAACCGCTGCCGCGATGGCGGCCAGCGCCGAACAGGCGACGCAGCAGACCGCCAATGTGAATTACGCCATGGAGCAGGCTTCGGGCGGCGTCACTGCGGCCGCAGCCGCCTCGGACGAATTCGCCATGTCGATTGGCGAGATCAGCCGCCAGGCCTCGCACTCGGCCGAACTCGCCCGCAAGGCTTCGGACGACGCGGAAGGCGCAGACGCGACCATCTCCGCCCTCGCCTCTTCGGCCGAACAGGTCGGCCAGATCGTCGAGCTGATCCAGTCGATTGCCCAGCGCACCAACTTGCTCGCGCTTAACGCAAGCATTGAAGCCGCGCGCGGCGGGGAAGCGGGTCGCGGCTTTGCCGTGGTGGCGAGCGAAGTGAAGGAACTTGCCGCCCAGACCAGCCGCGCGACCGAGGAAGTGGCCGAGCAGATCCAGGCCATGCAGGCCTCGACCGGCGCCAGCGTCAACGCGCTGCGCTCCATCGGCGACCAGATCAAGCAGCTGGAGACCACCGCTATCTCAATTGCCAGCGCGGTCGACCAGCAATCGGTCGCCGGACAGGATCTGGCGCGCAGCATCGATCTCGCCGCGCGTTCGACCGACGAAGTTTCCGGCAGCGTGGTGCAGGTGCGCGAAGCCAGCATCGCGACCGGTGCCGCCGCCAGCCAGGTGCTCGGCTCCGCCACCGCGCTCGAATCGCAAGCGGGCGTTCTGCGCCAGCAGGTGGAAGTATTCTTGCAGCATGTCCGGGCTGCCTGA
- a CDS encoding methyl-accepting chemotaxis protein, producing MNAHTTRIEEELSQEIAAVEGAEIEDIRHTGGLHGWFMAKNIAAKSKIASVFTLGGVLTISAIAVVGLSNPEFAGTARTLVLVLAAVSALGAILSLRFILRDVIAPFQHVSTEMARLSQGARDIEVGDTSRPDEIGDLARALAVFARSGHKLDELFAGRKAASEQRKQELMLLADSFEKTVGDVVGGVAAASSQLNATAGSMAAAAEQASGQANDVSRAMEQASGGVTAAAAASDEFAMSIGEISRQASHSAELARKASDDAEGADETISALAASAEQVGQIVELIQSIAQRTNLLALNASIEAARGGEAGRGFAVVASEVKELAAQTSRATEEVAEQIQAMQSSTGASVSALRSIGDQIKQLETTAISIASAVDQQSVAGQDLARSIDRAAHGTDEVSTHLASMRDTSMAAGAAASQVLSSSSDLEGQATTLRDKVDEFLFHIRAA from the coding sequence GTGAACGCTCATACGACAAGGATCGAAGAAGAGCTCAGCCAGGAGATCGCCGCCGTCGAAGGCGCCGAGATCGAAGATATTCGCCACACCGGCGGCTTGCATGGCTGGTTCATGGCAAAGAATATCGCTGCCAAATCGAAGATAGCTTCCGTTTTCACCCTGGGTGGCGTTCTGACGATTTCGGCCATCGCCGTCGTCGGACTCTCCAATCCCGAATTCGCGGGAACGGCGCGCACGCTCGTACTCGTTCTCGCCGCCGTGTCGGCTTTGGGAGCAATCCTCAGCCTGCGTTTCATCCTGCGCGATGTCATTGCGCCCTTCCAGCACGTGTCGACAGAAATGGCGCGGCTTTCGCAAGGGGCACGCGATATCGAAGTGGGCGACACCAGCCGCCCCGACGAGATCGGCGACCTTGCGCGAGCGTTGGCCGTTTTCGCCCGCTCCGGTCACAAGCTCGATGAACTCTTCGCCGGCCGCAAAGCCGCGTCCGAACAGCGCAAGCAGGAATTGATGCTGCTCGCAGACAGCTTCGAGAAGACCGTGGGCGACGTTGTCGGCGGCGTTGCCGCGGCCTCGAGCCAGCTCAACGCCACCGCCGGTTCGATGGCGGCCGCAGCGGAACAGGCTTCGGGTCAGGCCAACGATGTTAGCCGTGCCATGGAGCAGGCCTCGGGTGGCGTGACCGCAGCCGCAGCCGCATCGGACGAATTTGCCATGTCGATCGGCGAAATCAGCCGTCAGGCCTCGCACTCGGCCGAGCTCGCCCGCAAGGCCTCGGACGATGCGGAAGGTGCGGACGAGACCATCTCCGCCCTTGCCGCTTCGGCCGAACAGGTCGGCCAGATCGTCGAGCTTATCCAGTCGATTGCCCAGCGCACCAACCTTCTCGCCTTGAACGCCAGCATCGAAGCCGCGCGTGGCGGCGAAGCAGGCCGCGGCTTCGCCGTGGTGGCGAGCGAGGTGAAGGAACTCGCCGCGCAGACGAGCCGCGCGACCGAGGAAGTCGCCGAACAGATCCAGGCCATGCAGTCCTCGACCGGCGCCAGCGTCAGCGCGCTGCGCTCGATCGGCGACCAGATCAAGCAGCTGGAAACAACCGCTATCTCCATCGCCAGCGCGGTCGACCAGCAGTCTGTCGCCGGACAGGACCTCGCGCGCAGCATCGACCGCGCGGCGCATGGCACGGATGAAGTGTCCACGCACCTCGCCAGCATGCGCGACACCAGCATGGCCGCCGGCGCTGCCGCCAGCCAGGTGTTGTCCTCTTCCAGCGATCTCGAAGGCCAAGCGACGACCCTGCGCGACAAGGTCGACGAATTCCTGTTCCACATCCGCGCGGCCTAA